A section of the Halichoerus grypus chromosome 11, mHalGry1.hap1.1, whole genome shotgun sequence genome encodes:
- the OMP gene encoding olfactory marker protein has product MAEDGPEQPQLSMPLVLDQDLTRQMRLRVESLKLRGGKCQDGEKLLQPAEAVYRLDFVRQQKLQFERWDVVLDKPGKVTITGTSQNWTPDLTNLMTRQLLDPTAIFWRREDSDAMDWNEADALEFGERLSDLAKIRKVMYFLITFGGGLEPGDVKASVVFNQL; this is encoded by the coding sequence ATGGCGGAGGACGGGCCGGAGCAGCCGCAGCTCAGCATGCCCTTGGTCCTGGACCAGGACCTGACCAGGCAGATGCGGCTGCGCGTGGAGAGCCTGAAGCTGCGCGGGGGGAAGTGCCAGGACGGCGAGAAGCTGCTGCAGCCGGCCGAGGCCGTGTACCGCCTGGACTTCGTCCGGCAGCAGAAGCTGCAGTTCGAGCGCTGGGACGTGGTGCTGGACAAGCCCGGCAAGGTCACCATCACGGGCACCTCCCAGAACTGGACGCCCGACCTCACCAACCTCATGACGCGCCAGCTGCTGGACCCCACTGCCATCTTCTGGCGGAGGGAGGACTCGGACGCCATGGATTGGAACGAGGCCGATGCCCTGGAGTTTGGGGAGCGCCTGTCGGATCTGGCCAAGATCCGCAAGGTCATGTACTTCCTCATCACCTTTGGCGGGGGCCTGGAGCCCGGCGACGTCAAGGCCTCTGTGGTCTTTAACCAGCTCTGA